One Phaseolus vulgaris cultivar G19833 chromosome 2, P. vulgaris v2.0, whole genome shotgun sequence DNA window includes the following coding sequences:
- the LOC137811955 gene encoding U-box domain-containing protein 8, whose product MATHHLPDHFKCPISLEIMSDPVILSSGHTFDRSSIQRWLDAGYRTCPITKLPLPDQPSLIPNHALRSLISNYTLLPPLHQTISQPQTLISTLTSPSSSSDSKIDSLRHLTRLSKRDCAFRRHLADSAAVPAVLAAVVDPALQEKALLLLLNLTLDDDSKVGLVAEGVVARLVAVLLNAPPDCRAVAATIVTSLSVVEVNRATIGAFPAAIAALVAILRDGKGRERKEAATALYALCSFPDNRRRAVNCGAVPILLRNVEIGLERCVEVIGVLAKCKEGREQMEGYNGCAQILARVLRNGSSRGVQYALFALTSLCLYSQRMVLLAQEEGVLEASIVFVEDDNEKVRRNACNLIRALRGNNSNHDRVD is encoded by the coding sequence ATGGCGACTCATCATCTTCCCGACCACTTCAAGTGTCCAATTTCCCTAGAAATAATGTCGGACCCCGTAATCCTCTCGTCGGGTCACACCTTCGACCGTTCCTCAATCCAACGTTGGCTAGACGCAGGCTACAGAACATGTCCAATTACCAAATTGCCCCTTCCCGACCAACCTTCCCTCATTCCCAACCACGCGCTCCGAAGCTTAATCTCCAACTACACCCTCCTACCCCCTCTCCACCAAACCATTTCCCAACCCCAAACCCTAATTTCCACCCTCACCTCTCCCTCTTCTTCCTCCGATTCCAAAATCGATTCCCTCCGCCATCTCACGCGCCTCTCCAAGCGCGACTGCGCCTTCCGCCGCCACCTCGCCGACTCCGCAGCCGTCCCCGCCGTCCTCGCCGCCGTCGTCGACCCCGCTCTCCAGGAGAAGGCGCTGCTGCTTCTCCTTAACCTCACCCTCGACGACGACTCCAAGGTCGGACTCGTCGCCGAGGGCGTCGTCGCGCGCCTCGTCGCCGTTCTCCTCAACGCGCCGCCTGACTGCCGCGCCGTGGCGGCCACCATCGTCACCAGCCTCTCTGTTGTCGAGGTCAACAGGGCCACCATCGGCGCTTTCCCGGCGGCGATCGCGGCGCTCGTGGCGATTCTCCGTGACGGCAAAGGGAGGGAGAGGAAGGAGGCCGCCACCGCGCTCTACGCGCTCTGTTCCTTTCCGGATAACCGGAGAAGAGCAGTGAATTGCGGCGCGGTGCCGATTCTGCTTCGGAACGTAGAAATTGGATTGGAACGGTGCGTTGAGGTAATTGGCGTTCTGGCGAAGTGTAAGGAAGGGAGAGAGCAAATGGAAGGTTATAACGGTtgtgctcagattctggctcgCGTTTTGAGGAACGGAAGCTCCAGGGGGGTTCAGTATGCGCTTTTCGCACTTACTTCGCTTTGCTTGTATAGCCAGCGAATGGTGCTGTTGGCTCAGGAAGAAGGTGTTCTGGAAGCTTCTATTGTATTCGTGGAAGATGATAATGAGAAAGTGAGGAGGAATGCGTGTAATTTGATTCGGGCTCTCCGTGGCAACAACAGCAACCACGATCGGGTGGACTGA
- the LOC137811953 gene encoding probable NAD(P)H dehydrogenase (quinone) FQR1-like 1 isoform X2, with amino-acid sequence MAPTKVYIVYYSMYGHVEMLAEEIKKGAASVEGVEATLWQVPETLPEEVLGKMGAPPKSDVPIITPNELPEADGLLLGFPTRFGLMAAQFKAFMDATGSLWRTQALAGKPAGIFYSTGSQGGGQETTPLTSITQLVHHGMIFVPIGYTFGSGMFEMENVKGGSPYGAGTYAGDGSRKPTELELAQAFHQGKYFAGIAKRLKASSQ; translated from the exons ATGGCACCCACTAAAGTCTACATTGT TTACTATTCTATGTACGGACATGTTGAGATGCTAgcagaagagattaaaaaaggAGCTGCTTCCGTTGAAGGAGTGGAAGCTACGCTATGGCAG GTGCCTGAAACACTGCCTGAAGAGGTCCTTGGGAAAATGGGGGCACCTCCAAAGAGTGACGTCCCAATTATTACACCCAATGAGCTACCTGAGGCTGATGGCTTATTGCTTGGTTTCCCCACAAGATTTGGACTAATGGCTGCTCAATTCAAAGCTTTCATGGATGCAACAGGAAGCCTATGGCGTACACAGGCATTAGCTGGAAAGCCTGCAGGAATCTTTTACAGCACCGGTTCTCAAGGAGGAGGACAAGAGACTACACC GCTGACATCTATCACTCAGCTTGTTCATCATGGGATGATTTTTGTGCCCATTGGTTACACATTTGGTTCTGGAATGTTTGAGATGGAGAACGTGAAGGGTGGTTCCCCATATGGTGCGGGTACCTACGCTGGGGATGGCTCCAGAAAACCTACTGAGTTAGAATTGGCTCAAGCTTTCCATCAGGGGAAGTACTTTGCTGGCATTGCTAAGAGGCTCAAGGCATCATCTCAGTGA
- the LOC137811953 gene encoding probable NAD(P)H dehydrogenase (quinone) FQR1-like 1 isoform X1, producing MYGHVEMLAEEIKKGAASVEGVEATLWQVPETLPEEVLGKMGAPPKSDVPIITPNELPEADGLLLGFPTRFGLMAAQFKAFMDATGSLWRTQALAGKPAGIFYSTGSQGGGQETTPLTSITQLVHHGMIFVPIGYTFGSGMFEMENVKGGSPYGAGTYAGDGSRKPTELELAQAFHQGKYFAGIAKRLKASSQ from the exons ATGTACGGACATGTTGAGATGCTAgcagaagagattaaaaaaggAGCTGCTTCCGTTGAAGGAGTGGAAGCTACGCTATGGCAG GTGCCTGAAACACTGCCTGAAGAGGTCCTTGGGAAAATGGGGGCACCTCCAAAGAGTGACGTCCCAATTATTACACCCAATGAGCTACCTGAGGCTGATGGCTTATTGCTTGGTTTCCCCACAAGATTTGGACTAATGGCTGCTCAATTCAAAGCTTTCATGGATGCAACAGGAAGCCTATGGCGTACACAGGCATTAGCTGGAAAGCCTGCAGGAATCTTTTACAGCACCGGTTCTCAAGGAGGAGGACAAGAGACTACACC GCTGACATCTATCACTCAGCTTGTTCATCATGGGATGATTTTTGTGCCCATTGGTTACACATTTGGTTCTGGAATGTTTGAGATGGAGAACGTGAAGGGTGGTTCCCCATATGGTGCGGGTACCTACGCTGGGGATGGCTCCAGAAAACCTACTGAGTTAGAATTGGCTCAAGCTTTCCATCAGGGGAAGTACTTTGCTGGCATTGCTAAGAGGCTCAAGGCATCATCTCAGTGA